The segment ATGACCTGTTTCTAATTTGGTTTGCATCAAGGTCTGTCTGCACACAAGCGTTTGGGATCTCCGATACCATCAGATTTATTACCGTAAACAGGCTTCCCCTGGAAAAAACGAAAATTTCCCGGTACTTTATGGTTTGGAGTGCACATAATTTTTCTTCCCTTTATTGAGAGTTTCTTACATGTTGAGGATGGCATAttcgtttctcatttttagatttcATTCGCTTATTGGGTTGTTTTCATTCTTGGTGGTGTTTGTTACATTTGTTTACTGGCTGTTGATGTTTTCGATTCATTTGGATGCTTTTTCCGCGTCACATACTCATTCTTCCTGTTCTCTTTCCAGGTCCTGTTTGGTTCTTGGACATTCTTCCAGTATTGCCATCGGAATTTTACACGCTCCATTAAAATGTTAGTTGCTCTTTTCTATTTGGTGCTCAGTTCTTGGACATTCTTCCAGTATTGCAATCTCAGTGATTTagtttgttgttgttatttatgGAAATTGTCATTTTTGATAAATTGACTTCATTTTTAAGTGGATTTTGCGCACTCACTGATGTAGCTTAATTGACTTCATTTTCAAGCTGATGCAGTTTCATTCTTTTCTTTTTTGATGAGTGGTTTTAATGGAGCAACAGAAGAGAACTGGGGAGTAAATTATCGAGCTCTGAATGATCTTTTCAGTattactcaaaatagaaaaaggatTTTCACATTTAAAGTTGGAGGACAATTGGTTGAAATATATAATGAACAAGTTCACGATCTACTCAACGATGGCCCTCACAAGAAACATCCTTTTTAGTAAAACTGTCCAGATGATGAAAAATGAGAAGCTATTTCAGTCTCAAGGGGTCCAAATCCAATTGTCCTTTCTCAGGTCTAGCCAGTATATCAATTTATCAGCTCTACATTAGCTAATTCAAGCAATTATTAGGGGAAAAAATAATTTGTATTTCTCTGTTtggcttatttatttattacaggtcGAGAATGAATATGAACCAGAAGAAAAGATGTTGGGAGATGCACGGTTCATACAATTAGGAGGATCTTTCATTAACTACTACACGGTATGTAATCAAATAATTTATCAAGAAATCTCAATCATCTAAGTATTGAATTCTTGCTTTTTACTTAACTTAGATTCCCTAGCAATTCTCTGCCGACATAACTTTAGAAAATAGAAATTGATCTCGAGAATTTACGATTTTCCCTTCTTGAGTTTGACAGTAGATTGTCTTGATAAATATTATAATCGCTAAAATTAGTCGCAATGTGATGTACTTACAACGGATACTTTGGACAGAGTGGAACAAGTAAACGTTATATGCTGAATACATTTGCATTGAATGAGTTGTGAAATTATATATCATTTTGAAAAAGCTCAATACTATTGGGCATATTTagttttctttatatatttttttgagGATCCAGTTTTCTTTATATATCTACTATTTAATGTGAGATTTTAATTTTTGTTAGGAGCCCCCTTACACATTGCACATTTTGTGCAACGAAGCTGAATAGTTGAAGGACTTCGTTGCACCAGCCACTCGATAAATAGACATGCAACGGTCTGATTTGGACCCGTGTGTGGGTGCGATGAAGAGGTCGCATTGGGAGCTTGGGATCGAGTgataagaaaaagaaagaaaactaTTTTAACCCGTTCTTTTTTAAGCATTTGAAGATATAAATAACTAGACAATGGAatgaatcaaagtttttgggtaCTAACCGCAGATATAAGAGCATTGTAAGCTTTTAGGTACTGTGTTTTTTCTTTTTCCTATATAACGTGTCAGATGTATATGGTATTTCAAATTACtaaattttaaaatatctttttagGTAATTCTACTTCTTTACTTCAAAAAAAGGTCGCCTTTGTATCTCTTTCATTTTCGCTGCACACAAGTTGTTCGACTTTTTGCTCGAGATGATTTTCTTCAACCTTCACAGTTAAAAAATCATTATATCAATAGGGCCAGGAATTACTCCGTATGTATATGATTACAACAAGACGTCGCGGCATGAACTCCTATTTCTAAAGATTCAAGCCTTCTGATCAAATCTGGATCGAGGAAAAAAGATTCCTAATGGCAAATATGGAACTCTGTAAGATCGATTTTATCATGCGAACCAAACGGGGCCTTAGGTTTTCCCAGCAGCTATGTCATAGAGGAACTCTGTAGGATGGATCCACCATTCTCAATATGAACAAGTTCCCTCTATTACCTCTTGTTATACTACAAAAATGTGAAAAAACAAAATTTCAGTTGGAATTCCGAAAAAACGAGATAAAGAAAGGATGAAAAATTTAACCTTTCGGTAAAACTTACCGCAACTCTTCATCCAAGAATGTAATTTCTATCTGACCACGACCACTTCCTGGATTTTTAATTCTTATCTATGAAGGGAAAAGaagcaagcaaaaaaaaaaaaactttatttttcTTAAACACATATCCTCTTTGCAATTGCAAAGAGAAGCCTATGTATACGACATCCTCCCCAATATCCCAAAGCGATGACTCTTAGCATACATCGGGGTTTTCCCTTTAGATATCTCTATTCATTATTGCACAAAGAAACTAATGAAAAACAGATAAATCTAGTCACTACTCACCAGACCGAAAATTTTGAAGTAGTCAAATTTAACGGCTACTTTGCTCGTGCTTAAAGGAACTAAATTTGCCGTGGCCTGCATAATATATTACCAGATTCATCGATCAAATCCAAGACAAAATAATATTTAAAGGAGATATTTTGGATAGAAAGGAAATCACCTGATTAAAGAATGGCCAAGTTTCTATATTTTGAGCTCTCAGAGTATCAAGATTGATAGCTTGGTATATTTTTCCATTAGGTCTTAGGAACTTTGGCCTCTGTATGAATTAAAAAAACATAATTTTAACTCATAAATCAAATAATAAAGGCTGCAATATTACATTGCCATTCTTTAATCGAGTTCGTGTCGATTATACTCAATCTCCCGGATGAAACTTTTAGCCTTCTAAGCCATAAATAACTGTAGGTGATAGTTTCGAATAGTAACAAAAACTACTCGAAGTTATCACCTACGATTATTTATAATCTAGAGGGATAAAAATTCCATCGAGGAGACCGGGTATAGTTGACACGATCGAACTCGACCACATCAATAAAATCGCATAATTCTATTAAAAAAAAGAACTTCAAACATACATTTGTCTGCAAAAGTGATTGAGATGTTGTGTAAAGAAGCTCCCATTTTCCATTCAACAAGTTTGACTTCAGAGGCTCTTTCACTTCATTTACAGCTTCCAATTTACTCGCAACCTGATTAAAGTATCATAATTAATTAAACAGATATATACTTCCGTCCCTAATTAAATGTCGcttaaatatgtaatcaaattgttAATTACCTGATCAACATAATCTTGGTCTTGTTGATTAGCATTAGCTCCACGCTCAAGTGGAGCTATGGATTCAAAAAGCTCATCTTTTAATCTCTTCACATCTTGTTCATCTCTTCTTGTAAAAAACTCCTGAAAAAAACTAACTTTTGTCCTCCATTTTAATGAGCTTGCATCAGAATTACTGTTCAGTATTGGGTTAAACGAGAAATTTGTTTTATTAAAAATGGAATTTTTTTGTCTTCCATGGAAGATGATGGAAGGTTTGTGAGCTGAGGTCTGAAATTGCAGTGTGTTCAAAGATGTGGCTGGAGAAGTAGTGGCCATTGATTGACAAATAGTAGTATTATTTTTTATAGATTTATTTATTATTCTGGGTATGAATGGTTTTGTTTTATGAAGTTTAGGTAAAATGCAAATAAACACCTAAGTATATTTTTATTTCCGATTATACTATTTTAGTTTTAGAAGATTATAATTACTCCCTCGCTTGATGTGAAAAATCGATTCGGATACCTTGCTTTCTTAAAAATAAATTGTAAATCATAATTGATGTTCAAACATCTAACCAGCCAATCAACCCAATAAGTAAAAATGGAGACAAAGCTAAAATTTTAGATGATTGAGCGCATGCATCTCTCTTggactttttttttttataaacgtaATTTTTATTCACTAAACAAACCGCCACAATAATTACAACCTGTAACACTTCAATACTTGTCTATACATGTAACCATAGCGTGACCAATCTATCAAAAGTACTGTGTTTAACACAAAAAGAGTAAACTAATATTGACTCTCTTATGTTACCAATCACACGCCTAAAACCGACTGGTTTTTGTTGAAAAATGAATTCATTCCGCTCCTTCCAGATATAGTAAATTGTAGACGCCAATAGTAGCCTTCTCAAAATTGCCAACTGTGACTTTCCAGCCTCTCTTTTACACCACCAGTCCAGTTATCGACGCCAAACCATTGGTTGCCGAGCAATAGCACCAACCTTCATTACTTCTTCCCATATAGCAGATGAAAAAGGGCAAGCAAAGAAAAGATGATCTCAGGAGCCAATCCACGCAGTACACAAACATCATCATCACATAAACCCCAGTTTTTTAACCTTACTTTAACAGCCAAATGATTAAGAACAACCAACCAAACGATAAAACTATGTCTATGGCATGGCCCTTTTCCCCACACCATTCTAGCCCATTTAACAACAGACGATTTTTCTCGAATAGCATTATAAGCAGAAGCAATAGTATATGTACCTGTTTTGCTTGCTGTGCACGTAATTGTATCCGATTTAGAGGAAACCATCACCGATCTAACCAAGTCCCATGCATCCACCAAATCATGACTGATTGGCACAGATAATTGCCATTGTCCATCATAGAAAACTTGACAGACTCGACCCCCTAGACGAATATTGAGGAACAAGTCAGCTAATGCACCATTAGACAGCCATGGATCGAACCAAAAGGAGGCTTGATTGTCAACCCCAACTTTATACTCAAAGAACTCCTTAAAAGTGGAGTGGAGATCTTGAAGATTCCCCCTAGTACCAttcttcatttttatttttatttttgtttaccCTAGTACCATTCGTCAAATCCGTGATCTAGTGATAGTTTTAATTTTACCATTAGATCATGGGATTGGATGGTAACATTCTTGATATTTGATTCAAAGAATTTAACATCATGCGATTCAAAGAACTATCATAGTTTTAAAACCATATTGGCGTAACCAATGGGAATCGAACCAACTTCCCATGATACGGATACCTTTTTTTCCTTTTTATGAAATTGAAAATTACATGTGTGAACCTATTACAACATAATTTAATGTAATCTCTGATTGAAGGAATATAAATCTCCTGTGATATGAAAAATAACTCTATTGGTACAATATGTATGATTGAAGGAATATAGATCCCATGTGATATGAAAAATGAACAAAACATTCATTCATGATTAACTAGAATAAACACAAGAATTGAAGCTGCTGTATATATTTTACCATAAGAGTTTCGATTACACGATATTGCCTCGTACATCTACAAATTCCGTAGACAAAGAAAACAGATAAAAGATTCATTTGCAATCTATTTTTTTTACATGGCTTGTGTCGTGTGTCCAaagatatacaaaaaaaaaaaaccagCTTCTAGGAGTGATTGTGTTCAGTTATACAGGAACTCGATAGGAGGGATCGACCATTTTCAGGACGAACAAGTTCCCTTTATCACCTCTCGATACTCTGTCGAATTAAACAATAAAAAAAGGGAAGAAATTGAGTGGGTTAATTAAAACAAAAGCCAATACATCTAGAACTGAAATAGCTTGTTAGGCAAGTTTCAGGGAATTTTTCTTTTCATTTTGCTTTAGGCCATTCAAGAAGAATCAAGACAAGAAAAAAACGATAAATTTGACAGTGTTGACTAACTCACCTCAAATCTTCGTCCAAATATGTAATTTCCAATTCACCACGAGCTCTTCCTGGTGCTTTAACAGGTATCTGTATGCCAAAATGAGATAATCTCTCGTATAATTGCGAAGTACATGAAAAATTCAACAGTTCTCTAACTCTTTACATTTTGTTACACTCATTTTATCTAACAGCATTATACAGTTTGAACCGAAAACCCCCAACCGAGTGGTCTATTTCAATTTGGTTTGGTTTTGGAGGAAAACAAATGAAAATTCGGTTTAGACCAAACCAAACCATTTAACGAATAGTCTGGTCCAGTTTGAAATATTTTAATTTGGTTTGAAACCGATTAACtcttatataatacatatatccaTGCTAAAACTTGTAGAATCAAAAGGGTTGAGACTTCATGGAGGAAAGTTAATACATTTAACATGGAAAAAAGACTACGATGGACAAGGCAATAGCCAACTTCAGAATCTCAAGTTAACAATTCATGCCGAAAAAGGGAGCTTTTGTTTAATTTCACACTACAAACTTTAAAACTATGACATTTTAACTAGACTGAATAGAAGCACTTACCAGTCCAAGGATTTTGAAAGTATCAAATTGCACAGCAACCTTTCTCGAATTTAAAGGAGTCAAATTTGCTGTTACCTACAAAACATAACGTCAATTCTTCAGCATGTCATTGTGTTATTTACCAATACGAAACTAAGAATACATATAAAATCAATCAGATGAAGTAACAAATTTTTTACCTGGTTAAAGAAAGGCCTGGATTCCATATTCTGTGCTCTAAGGACATCAGTATTGATTGCCTGGAAATTTCTAACCGACCTTAAAATCTTGGGTCTCTGCAAAAAAAAACACATTTTATTTCTCAAAGAACGAAAAGAAAATGGAGATGTTGAAAAAGGGTTGGACACATAAACATAAGACATAGAATCTTCTACATACCTCAGTTTGCAAAATGGATTTTGAAGTAGTGTATATAAGCTCCCATTTACCATTCAGTAAATCAGATTTCAGTGGCTCTTTCGTCGGATTTACTGCTTCAAGTTTACGAGCTATCTATTTAGAATCAAATAAACACGAATTAATCACATTACCAAACCAGCAACATCCAAAACAGCCCACATTTCGTAATACCAAAATTAGGGACCGTTGTTCAAATTTCAAAAGCCAGTTTTAAAATGAACATAAGCTCAAAAGAGCAACAAAAAGTTTTCAACTTTAACCAAAACCTAAATAAATCATATACCAATAGCACTCATTTGCATGATCCAATTTCAAATTACAATTAAAACCCAGGTTTAAAATGATCATAAGCTCAAGAGGGCAACAAAAAGTTTTCAACTTTAACTATAAAGCCCAACTAAATCATCATATACCAATAACTCATTTGCATGATCCAATTTCAAATTACAATTAAAACCCAGTTTTAAAATGATCATAAGCTCAAAAGGGTAACAAAAAGTTTCCAACTTGAACTAAAATTCACTACCAAGAACTCGTTTGCATGATCCAATTTGAAATTACAATAGAAAAATCAAATTTTGTCAAGCAACCTGATCGATTCTCTGTTGATCTTCAATGGAAGCATCAGCACCACGATCGAGAGGTTCGATGGCTTCAAGAAGTTCTTCCTTAATGAGTTTAGCATCTTTATCTTTGTTCTTGTTACCGAAAAAAGCCGGAAAGAAAGAAACTTTTGCTCTCCatttcttattattagtagtagaattGATATGGATTATTGAGTTAGGTTTTACAGATAATCCTCCACCAAAGTTAAAGGGTAGATTTGGaactgatgaagaagaagaaattgGAGGGAGTTGAGAGAAAATAGTAACAGAgtttaaagaagaagaagataagGCCATGGTGGTAGTAACCATGAATGAGTGAGCGGAAAGCTTTCTTTTAAGTTTTTTGGTATATGCAGTTGTCTTCAATTTTGTGATTCTTTCTAAGGGGACACGTGGCAGTATTTGAACCCCGTTAAAGCACACATGTGTAGCTATTAAACTTTTTATCAGTTGGCTCCTTAAAACTATAAAAGGTAGAGTGTGGCTTGCTCAGGGGCCGGTTTTTTCTGGTCCCAATTCAGGGTCATGTTTTCGATGACCTGGCGATGAATCGATTCTGGACAAGTTCAACTTTTCAAGACAGTTCTAGTTTCGTTCCGATTTGTAAAATATTTGAATCG is part of the Rutidosis leptorrhynchoides isolate AG116_Rl617_1_P2 unplaced genomic scaffold, CSIRO_AGI_Rlap_v1 contig619, whole genome shotgun sequence genome and harbors:
- the LOC139884889 gene encoding probable plastid-lipid-associated protein 4, chloroplastic, producing MATTSPATSLNTLQFQTSAHKPSIIFHGRQKNSIFNKTNFSFNPILNSNSDASSLKWRTKVSFFQEFFTRRDEQDVKRLKDELFESIAPLERGANANQQDQDYVDQVASKLEAVNEVKEPLKSNLLNGKWELLYTTSQSLLQTNRPKFLRPNGKIYQAINLDTLRAQNIETWPFFNQATANLVPLSTSKVAVKFDYFKIFGLIRIKNPGSGRGQIEITFLDEELRITRGNRGNLFILRMVDPSYRVPL
- the LOC139884890 gene encoding uncharacterized protein, whose protein sequence is MKNGTRGNLQDLHSTFKEFFEYKVGVDNQASFWFDPWLSNGALADLFLNIRLGGRVCQVFYDGQWQLSVPISHDLVDAWDLVRSVMVSSKSDTITCTASKTGTYTIASAYNAIREKSSVVKWARMVWGKGPCHRHSFIVWLVVLNHLAVKVRLKNWGLCDDDVCVLRGLAPEIIFSLLALFHLLYGKK
- the LOC139884891 gene encoding probable plastid-lipid-associated protein 4, chloroplastic; its protein translation is MALSSSSLNSVTIFSQLPPISSSSSVPNLPFNFGGGLSVKPNSIIHINSTTNNKKWRAKVSFFPAFFGNKNKDKDAKLIKEELLEAIEPLDRGADASIEDQQRIDQIARKLEAVNPTKEPLKSDLLNGKWELIYTTSKSILQTERPKILRSVRNFQAINTDVLRAQNMESRPFFNQVTANLTPLNSRKVAVQFDTFKILGLIPVKAPGRARGELEITYLDEDLRVSRGDKGNLFVLKMVDPSYRVPV